TCATATCCATGATTCTTAGCTTCAATCATAAAATGAGTTGCATAACAGGTTCCCCATGAATGAGGATTACTGTTTCCAGGCCAATATCCCATTGCACCAATTGCTGTCTGATATGTTGGATAACGATCAAATACAGATTTTACATTATCTTTGATTTCGTTAATTTTATCTGGTGAAAGTTTTGCAAAATCTGAAATATAAAGTTGTGGGAATCCTCCTGAAGTAATCTGTTCAATACATCCATGTGGATACTGAATAAGATAATCAAGACGATTGTTAAGATTTATCTGTGGTAATGTAGAAAGTTCAACTTTTAAAGTTGCACCACCGCGTTCTGATGGTGTTTCTGTATTTACAGTTGTTGAACTACCAGCTTTTACAGTGAAACTCTTGCTGTAAACTACAGGTATACCTCTTGATTCAATTTCCATTGGAATTGTTGATTTTGAGGTATTCTTGTCATCTTTTACAACTGTTTCAAACAGAACATGGCCAGCTGCTTTAGTTTCAACAGTAAAGTTTACAACAATATTTCCATTTGCAGGAATATTAACTTTTTCTGTCTTAGCAAAGTTCATAATGCCTCGAGCAGAGAATGTAACTGTAATATTTTTATCAAAGTCTTCACCATTAAATATTGTTACAGGGACCTGAATAGTTTCATTTGTACCCATTGTTCTTGGCAATGCTGGTTGAGCCATAAGAGAAGATTTTACAGGAACTGATTTTTCTGCAGTTCCATAAGCACCGTTATTACCTGCAACAACAACTGCACGTACAGCACCAACATAGTAAGGCATTTCAAACTCAGTTGTTTTTGTTTCATTTGCTTTAACTGTAAATGGTCCAAAATATCTTACTACTGGAGCAAAACGGTTCTCATTATTCTTTGCATTATTAAGAATATCTTCCGAACCACCAATTGCAAGCAGTGTTTCAAGTTTTCCACTATATGCATTTATTACATAACGGTAGATATCCCAGTTTACAATTTCAGAAGCTTCTTTTTTATAGAATTCACTTCTAATTGCCGGTGCATGGTAATTTGTAAGACCAAGTAAGCCTTCATCAACAACTGCAAGTGTATAAGTCATTGGTCGTCCATTCTGTTCTGAAACAGTAAAGGATGCTTTCTTATTTGGTTCAAATGTATCTTGAGATTTAATTACCGGTGAAAGTTTTGTTAATGGATCATCTACCATTATAGGAATGATACCATACAATCTTACCGGAAGACTGTTTGCAGTCTGCATATGTGGCTGAATAAGAGAAAGGTGAACATAAGCATTAGGTGCCATGTCACTTGTAATAGGGAGTTTATAGATATTTGAGCCTTTTACAGTATCTATTCTCTGTGTTTTTATAATGTGGCCACCTTTTTCAATTGAAATATAAGCGCTTGCCTGTGCATTTGAAGTAAATGTAATTTCAGCATTTTCACCAGGTGTGTATGATGTTTTGCTTGCTGCAAGAGGAAGCATTGCGGCACTTCCTGTTCCACTTTCCTGGGCACGTCCTGCCCAGCCTGGCCAGTCAATGTAAACAATTTTTGCTGCACAATGGCCATAGTTTCCATCCCGAACTTCAAGAAGGTAACGACCCCATTCTGGATATTTTACATTGAACTTAAATGAGCCTTTTCCATTTTTTGTATATAATTGTCCTGATGCAATTTTACTGTAGTAACGTGATGAAACATGAGTTGCGCTTGTATATGCATCTTTTTCCCACCACCATTTCCAGTCAATTTTATAAAGTGTATAAGTGAGATTACTATCGTTTGCAGGTTTTCCTTCTGGTGTTAAAAGAACAACATCAACTGTATGATCTGTATCTGTAAGAAGCATGTTTCGAGTAGCATCACCCTTTGGTAATTTTATACCTACATATCGGTCATAAGGTGAGTATTCCATTGATGTTGATTGTGTAGAGAAGTTGCCGGAAGGTTCGTAAATTCTTGAAACAAAATTTGCACGTAATTTACCAGGCAGATTATTTCCAGCATTGAGCTGTGTATTAAATGATGCTTCTGAATCTGAGTTTAGTTTTCCAGACCAGATTTCCTTGCGGTTGAAATCAAAATCAGTTTCATAGTTAGTAAATACAAATTCAGAATATCCATCGAAATTTGTTTCTGCTTTTGAGAATGCCACTGATACATCAGCTTCGTAATTTGGAATTGAAGCTCCGTGCAGCCATGCACCTTTTAATGTGAATGAGTTATTATTCTTAGTCAAAACTTTCTGTGTAGTTTCAAGAGAAACTGCAAGTCTGTTTGGAACAATAGATTCAATGTTAAGATATTTTGACCATGTGTTTCCACCTATAGATACACGGCCTGTCCATAAACCTGTCGGTGCATCAGATGCAGTTTTAGTTGTAATAGGGTAGAAGTAATTTTCAGATTCTGTTAATAACTGAGTATCAGTTACACGTCCCATTGGATCAAGAAGTTCAAAGGTTACAGGTATATCTTTTGGTAAAGTTTTTGTAAGATCCTGTAGAACAAAAGTAAGGAAAAGACTGTCACCAGGTCTCCAGATTCCACGTTCTCCGTAGATAATTCCTTTAAGTCCTGTACCAGATTTTTCACCACCAATTTCAAAATGGCTTGTGCTTAAATTTGTTCCGGCAGAAATCTTTAAATAAGAAGTTTGTCTATTCTGTTTAGCAGTAATTACAAATGCATTTTTAATATTTCGAAGAATAAGATTACCATTACTGTCGGTTTTTCCTGCGCTGACAGTACTTCCAACATAATTATTTACTATAATATCTACATTTGGAAGTGGTTTTGCTGTTTTAATATCTGCTACAGTAATATAAAGTGTATTTGATGAATCTTTTTTAGCCATAATACCTAAATCAGAAACAAGAACGTTTCTTGAAATGGTATTTGCTGAATTATAGCTTGGAATATAAAAGGCTGGATGGTACGGATTGTTTTTATTTCTCCAGTAAGTACTTGTGTCTAATTTATTTTCCCAATAATCCCAGCTACTTTTTTCATTAGGAATAGAGTATTCTTCAATTGTATCTGGAGGCATTGGTAAGTCTGCATAGTCATCCATACCAGCTTGTCTATATTTAATTTGATCTCTTCTGAAAGAAACTCTTATGTGATACATTCCCTGTGGATATTTTTTTACAAGTTCAGAAAGTTCAAGTCCACGGGAAATATATTTATTCTGCATGGAATCATTCCAGTTGAAGTTGATTTTCTTTTCCCATACAGGTTCTCCAACTCTGAAAATTCTACTTGTACCATCAAGTTCATTGTCCTGAAGAAACTGATTAATGTTTCTTTCGTAAATTTGATAAACCTGAACAAGTACACCAGTAAGGTTTCTTGTTTCGATAGGTAATACTGAACCTTGTGTAGTTGGAAGAATTACATTTTGATTCATAAATCGAACTGATGGAAGTTCCCAATTTTCTGACAAAGAAATTTGAGATGCCTGTGCAAGATAAATTCCTTCAGAACTTTTTATTCCAGGTTCGAATGCTACAGTTTGAATATCTGACCAATTTGAGTCACTGAATAATGATAAGGTATTTCCATGAATTGAAGTTGAAAAATCTGTTTTCTTTTTTCCGTTTAAATCCAAAGTTCGTATAAAAGAAGCAATGTCCTGAGTTGAATCAAGTGCTTTTGAAAAACTAACAAGAATTACATTCTTTTTAGAATTATTGATATCAATAATAGAAAAGGCTGTTTTTGCAGGGAGTGAAATAATCTTCTTTCCTGAAGAAAGTTTTTCCTTTGTATTTGACATACCAAGGGCTTTTCCAGACCACTTTAATTCAAGGTCTTGAGCCTTATCTGATGTATTATCAATGTTAATTGCAAAATTCCATTTTTCAGGTGTATCGGTCTTTTTCCAATTTATTTCCTGATTTTGAAATTTCATCTTTGCATTAAGAATGGTTTTAATTTCTTTTTCAGAAACAGGAATATCTGTTGAAACATTTCCTGAAACTGTATAAGAAGAACCAGTTTCATTTAGTCTGACTTCATCAAAAGTTACTTCATATGATGGTTCTTCAACATAGAAATTTCTTTCATAAATTGAAGAGCCATCCTGGAAAAGCTTAGCAAGATCAGCTTTAAGTGTAAGTTTTGAATTACCTTTGTAAGGTTCATCTGGTATAAAAGTTGCTTTATTATCTGTATATTCCCAAACACCTTTTATTTTCGGAAAGAGCTCTACAGCATCTCCAATTGGACATTTAGGAGTTTCCATAAAACTTATAGAAACAGGAGTAAGCCGTCCAATTGTAAATGGCGAGATAAATTCAATATGTGAACTATCTGTAACGCTCTGGCTGTTATAGTTCGAATTGCGTGTGCAACCAATAAAAAGAAATGAAACAAACGTAATTAAATAGAATACCTTACTTTTCATATTAAAAATTATAATATGAAAATAAAATAAGTTCTATTAATATTTTATTTAAAATTTAATTACGTTAAATAAAAAAAAAGACTTGGTAAAACCAAGTCTCATAAAGTGGGCAGTGAGAGGATCGAACTCCCGACACCCTATAATCGGAAATCCGTTAAAAACAATTGCGAAAGCAATTGTTTAGGATTCTCCGATAAACGGGTAGGAGCGAACGGTAGTGAGCGACATCTGACAGAATGTCGGGAGAAATGAGATCCGGGAAAAATCAAAGAGCGTTAAACAAAAAAAAGACTTGGTAAAACCAAGTCTTATAAAGTGGGCAGTGAGAGGATCGAACTCCCGACATTCTGGGTGTAAACCAGACGCTCGTACCAGCTGAGCTAACTGCCCGAAACAACTGTTAGTTGATAATCAATTTATATCATTTATACGCATAAGTGTCAATATCGTTCACTAAAATAAATATAAAAAAACGGTAAATTTAGCCTTCTGTTAATGACGATGATTATAAAGTATGCTAATATGATTAGCATCGAATTTATTATTCGGGAGTTTTTGTTGAAAAAAGTATTTAATTCTGTAATCCTTATATTCTCATTTTTAATTCCTTTATTATACATATCATGCAGTAATACACAGGAATCAAAACTCGTATATACAGAAAATAATACAATTAAACAGAATGTAAAAGAAAAGGAACAGGACATTACCTGGACCATGGAACTTGAAGGCGAAAGACTAACAAAAAAAATCAACCGTGGTTCAATGCAGTTAGGTTCGGATGTTCCTTATACAAAAGACTTATATAAAATCTCAAAAACATATCAGCGACCTGTTTATCCTTCAATTGAGGATTTTGGAAGTCTTGATACAAGAGATTTACGTGTTTCAGTAAAAGAGAAGGTAAATACTTTTTGTACGGCTTTTGCATCTGAAGGGCATATTGGAGCTGATTCTTATTTCAGTAAAAAGTATATCTTTAATTATGTATTTTTCCTAAAAGACTTTGAAGAAGGCTGGATAAAATATTTCGGAAAATTAAAAACAAACAAATCTTCACCTTTTAAAAGATGGCTTTTCGGTGAACCTTTTAATGGTCCGGATTTTATTCAGATTCCTGTGCGTTTTTACGCAGACTGTGGTACAATAGATATGACAATGTTTCTTAATTCTTCTGGAAACAATGAATTCTACCAGATTACTATAGACAGGTGGCAAAAGTATGATGGAACACGACAAACTGACAGGAATTGAACGGGAACTGGTTCTTCAGTATCTCATTGATGGAAATGTTCCTGTAACCCTTACTCCAATTGAAGATAATATTTCATCTGATAAAGAAGACTTTGAAGGTGAAATCCGCTCCCTGACTTCTCAAATTTTTCCAGTAGCAATAAAAAGTGAGAATATGAAAGTAAAGAAGGATGGAATGATTCTTCTTGAAAATCCTGCCCAGGCTATAAAAAACTTTGCAAATAAAAAGGTAAAGGTTGAGTTCTATTTCAATAGAGTCGGCTTATATTTTATTTCCCCCGTAACAGTTACTAAAAAGGGCCTCACTCTTGCTATCCCTGATCAGATTGAACGCATTGCAGATATTGAAGAAGATTCAGATTATGATTTTTCTTCTGTGATTTATTTTGATTGCAAATCCCGCCGTGATTTAAATCTTAAGTGCATTCCAACAGAAGGTATTGAGCTCTTTGTTAGACCTGTATGGAAAATAATAGCATTGGAATATCAGAAAAAAGCAAAAGAGCTGTTAGAGCAATTTGTAGAACAGGCAAAACAGGAAAAAAATGCAGGAAATGGTATTCAGCTTATTCCAGTTTGTAAATATCTTTCAGAACCTCATAAAACCGGTCTGGAAGCAATGGAAAACAGAATAAAACCTTTTTCAATTCTATTTGTTGATCATGAGAGACTTGTTGTAGGAATGGAAACTTCTTCCTGTACTTTCTTTGAAAATGAAGAGTATGGAATTAAACTTTCTTTCTCAATAAAACGAGGTCCTATTCTTACAAGAGATATCTTTGTAACTAGCCTGGTAAATAAAATCTACCGCAGTGCAGACGGACTTTATTCCAGTGTTGATTTCCGTTATACAACACTTCAGGAAGAAGATTTACGCTTCCTCTATGAAAAGGCCACAAGTACTCTGTTTAATTAGTCTGCTGTTTTATTTGAGTTAGACTGCCGCGGATCATTTCCAAGGAAGATTGCAGCACCTTTCATATAATCAAGATTCTCACAGATAATCTTAATAATAACTGTAAGCGGTACTGCAAGAAGCATTCCTGTAAATCCCCAGATATATCCCCAAACAGAAAGACTTATCAGAATAGCCACAGGAGAAATACCAAGATTTTTACCTTCAATACGAGGCTCGAGAATATTTCCGAGAATCATATTTATGGCTGTCAGGAAAATCAGAATAAAAAGTGTTTTTCCCCAGTTTGGATAAAACTGAATCAAAGAGAAAAGGGTAGTTAAACCTACAGAAATGATTGAACCGAAAATCGGAATAAAGTTCATGATAAAGGCAAGGAATCCCCATACAATTGGGAAATCTAGTCCGAGAAGCCAGGTTGTAAGAAAACTGAGTACACCAGTTGAAAGTGAAATAAAGAACTTGATGGAAACGTATCTTACTGTCTGATTAACAATCTGATGAGAAATTCTTGAAACTTTCTCGCGGTTATCCTTAAATGCATAATAAATCTTACGCTTTGTAAGGCGCATTTCAATGAGAATAAACGCAGACATAATAGAAATTAAAAACAGTGTTTTGCTGAATGAAATTACACCTGAAGAAAGAGCTACAGCGGTTTTCTGTGCATATTCACGAACCTTTAATGAAGTCCAGAGATTCTGGATAAGGCTCTTTGAATTGTCTATTTCAAAATCAAGATTCTGAGCAATCAGCTGGAAAATAGACATGAATCGGCTTTCATATTTAGGATATTCAGCAACAATTCCGGAAAGGCTTCCAACTAAGATAGATGTGATTCCAAGTAAAGCAACGAAGAAAAGTATTACGATTGTTAAAGAAGAAACAACCCATGGGATTCCGGTTTTTAGGTTGACTTTCTTTATGATTGGAAGAAGAACCAATGAAAGTATAAAAGAAAGTACAACCGGAATTATAACGGAGGATATGGTTTTCAAAAGAAAACCAGCCAGCACAACTGAAAGAAATAGAATCAGATAGAAGATCATTTTTGTGTAGCCAGGATTATTCTGATCGTCCATTGTATCCTCCGTATATTTTTTTATTTCTTTGGTAAAATCTTATCAAATCCACAGTAAGGAACAAGTACTGGTGGAATTGTAACAGAACCGTCTGCATTCTGATAGTTTTCAAGAATTGCGAGCATTGCGCGTCCTACGGCAATTGCAGTTCCGTTCAATGTGTGAACATACTTGTTCTTTCCATCGTCGTCCTTGTATTTGATGTTGAGGCGGCGAGCCTGGTAGTCTGTACAGTTGGAAGTAGAAGTTACTTCACCGTATTCACCACCGTTACGGCCAGGCATCCATGCTTCCAGGTCCCACTTGCGGTAAGCTGGAGCACCGAGGTCTCCGGTACAAGTATCTACAACATGGAATGGAAGTCCGAGACCTTCGAAGATTTCCTCTTCAATCTGGCGGAGCTTTTCGTGAATCTCCTCAGACTGTTCCGGAGTAGCGTAGGCAAACATTTCTACCTTATCAAACTGGTGAACGCGGTAGAGTCCCTTAGAGAACTGACCTGCAGCACCTGCTTCGCGGCGGAAACAGTGTGAAAGACCGCCGTAGAAACGAGGAAGGCTTGCCTTGTCAAGAATCTCATCCTGGTGATATCCACCAAGTGTGATTTCTGCAGTTGCAACCAGACAGGTTCCTTCTTCTTCGATTGAGTAAACGTTAGATTCGTTTCCGCGTGGGTTGAATCCGATTCCCTTAAGAACTTCTTCCTTAGCAACATCAGGTGTAATGAACATCTGGAAGTTGTGCTTGCGGAGAGTGTTGAGGGCGTACATAATAAGAGCCTGCTCAAGGAATACAGCTTCATTCTTAAGATAGTAGAACTTTGGACCTGATACTTTTGTTCCGCGGTCAAAGTCGATGATATCGAGTGATTCACCAAGCTGAACATGATCTTTTGGTTCAAAGTCAAACTTGCGTGGAGTTCCAACTTTCTTTACTTCAAGGTTTTCTGTATCGAGCTTTCCAACCGGTGCATCAGGGTGTACCATATTTGGAATCTGGCGGGCAGCTTCTTCAAGGGCTGCTTCAGTTTCTTTTGTTTCTGCTTCTACAGAAGTGATTTCGTCTTTAATTGCCTTTCCTGCAGCAATAAGTTCATTGCGCTTTTCAGGATCTAGTTTCTGCTTCATAGCCTGAGCGTTTTCGTTACGCTTCTGCTGAAGGCCCTGGAGTTTTGTTACAAGGGCAGTGCGCTTGTCAAAAAGTTCTACAACCTTGTCTGCATCAGCTGTCATATTGCGGTTTACGATATTCTGTTTTACCGCATCAAGATTATCTTTAATAAATTTGTAGTCCAACATATATTTAGTCCTCTTTTATTTAGTTAGCAAGTTCGTATTTTACAGTTACATTAGATGTAATTGTGATGTTTCCTTCAACGATTGGTGTAGGAACTCCAGAATCACTGTCCATAGAAACTGCCTTAAACATCATTTCGTTTCCTCTTCCAGCGCTTGTGTAATCCTCGCGGATTTCAAGAACTCCGTTTACCTTACAACCGCTTGCACCTGCGAGAAGGGAAGCTGCATCCTGTGCATTCTTAATTGCAAGAGTACGTGCTTCGCGAAGTGCAGTTGCCTTGTCAGATACAAGATACTCAAAAGAAGTAATTCCGTTTGCACCTGTATTGTTTTTTACGGCTGCATCAATTACCTTTCCTGTAAGGTCAATGTTTCTGATAACTACAGCGATAGTGTTTCTAACTGTGTATTCACCGGCATAGTTATGAGAATTATCCTGAGTAATTGAATAATCGAATGTGGAAATATCTGATTCAGGAATACCAGCTTCTTTGATTGCAGCAATAGTATTCGCTGTATTTATTGCATTTCTTTCTGCTACCTGTGGACAGTTCCAGCCTGTAGTTCTTACAATAAACTTCATAGATACCATATCAGGCTTTACGGAAACGCTGCCTGAACCCGAGACTGTTATTGAGCGGACAGGAGCGTCTTCCTTTGCAGGACGGCCAAGCATACAGGATGAAAATAAGGCAGCGCCCAATCCAATAATAAGAATAGATTTAATCATTTTTTTCATAGAATCTATCTAACCTCCATATAGAATCTTTTTAAATATATAATACGCTTATTTGCACTGTCCCAGTATTTACTTGCAGGATAGTTCTTTGTAAGCGATGTATATGCTTCAATTGAGCCTTTTATATCACGTATATTTGATTTTGCTTCGAGAATCTGTCCTTTAAGATAAAGAGCTTCATCACGGTTATCTGTTGAATACTCAAAGAACTGATTAAGTTTATTGAGTGCGGCTGCATATTCTTTTTCATTATACAGAAGTTGAGCTTCTTTTAAAAGCGTTGTTGAATCTGAAGCCTGAGCTGCTGGAATTGGCTCACTAGTCTGATATTCCTGAGGTGCAGGTTGTTCTTCTTTAACAACAGTTTTCTGTTCTACTGGTTTAGTCTCTTTTGGTTTAGAAGCAGCTACAGGAGTTGGAACAGGTGCTGGAGTTTCAGATGTAGTTTCTTCTTTTTCTGAAGCTTCATCCTCTTCAGCCGGTTTTACTGGAATTTCTTTTTTCTGAACAGGAAGTTTATATTCAGGTGCTTCGATATGAGTTTTATTTGAACCATTTTCTGCAAGAATTACAATTTCAAGATAATCATCAAGATATTTTCCTGTAAGAGGATCGTTTCTATAGAAATGAACGATTTTTGTTCCTGCAGTGCGTGCCTGAAGAGTAAACTTTGTATCCTTTGTTCCAAGCTTGCGTCCAAAGTATGCAATATCTTTTGAGTTATCTGTAAGACCCATGTAAATCCAGCCGGTACCAGGGTAGGTAACATCAAGATATTCAAACTTCTTGAGAGTCACAGAGCGTGATGGAACTATTGTTTTTTGAGTATCGCTGTAATCTTCATCAGAATCAGAGTCTTCATCTGTAATGTCAATTCCACCACCGATGACTGTAATTTCATCATCATCTGAAGAAGAGTCAATAACTACATCCGGAGTTTCAGTACTTGTGTCTTCTGATACCTGACCTTCTGAGTTATTTTCACTTTCTGTGGTTTCTGTTGTATCTGCCGCATCTTCAGCTTCATCTGCTTTATTCTCTTCATCAGAAGAACTTTCTTCTATCTCTGAGATTACAGGTGGTTCTTCTGTTTCAACTTCTTCTGAAGCAGGTTCTGTATCCTCTGCAGAAAGCTCTGTGTCTTCTACCGGTTCAAGAGTAATAATTTCAGGTTCTTCTATAACCTCAAGTTCTGGAAAACTGTCTGAGCTTAAAACTTCATCTGAGGCAGTATTTTCTGAATCATCTGAGGTAGCCTCAGTTTCTTCGGCATCAGCTTTTACTGTATCAGGTGCTTCTGTTTGAGATTCAGTTTCTGGAGCGGTTTTAGATGCACAGGAAGTAAAACATAGCGTAAAAGCACATGCGGATGCTATGAGTATTTTTTTCATGGTGCAGCTCCTGTTATTTCATTTATTAAATTATCATTAGCTTTTGAAAGCGAATCAATTTCTTTTTGTGTCGGAATAGTAAACCATTGTTCAGTTTCTTCCTCCGACCATTTATCTTTTGTTGTTCGGGAAGCAGTATAATCTTTTGGACGTTCCGGTCCATCAGGAATTGCAAGTGGTTCTGTAAGTTCGAGGATAGAGCCTGGAACAACCTCCGGTTCCTTTTTCTTTCCTGCAAGAACTATTATAAGGATAATACATATAAGCAAAAGTGCTGTAAGACCCGCTATAATATATGAAAGCATTTTGTTTTCTTCATAAAACTCACGAATCTTTTCAAAAATTGAGGAAGCCTTTTCTTTTATGTTATCAAGAAGTCCCTGGAAATCCATAGCTTACCTATACACGCTTTGGAGGTCTTGGAGGAAGTACAACGCCTTCTTCATCCGGAACCTCTTCATCCTTAAAGTCATCCTGGTTATGGTCAACAATTGCTCCACGTTTAATATCTTCATCAAGACGGAGTGCAATAATCTTACTTACACCAGACTCTTCCATTGTAATACCAAGCATTGTAGAAGCACCCATTACAGTTTTCTTGTTATGAGTGATTACAATGTACTGGCTGACACTTGCAAAGCTTTCAAGCGCAGTTACAAAAGAAGAAACGTTCTTGTCATCTAGGGCGGCATCAATCTCGTCGAGAAGACAGAATGGACTAGGGCGAACCTGATATGTTGCAAAGAGGAGGGCAACCGCAGTCATTGTCTTTTCTCCACCGGAAAGCAGTGCAATGTTTTCAAGCTTCTTTCCAGGCGGCTGTGCGTAAATATCAATACCTGAAGACAGGATGTTTGCAGGATCTGCAAGTTTAAGTTCAGCACGTCCTCCGTTGAAAAGGCGGCGGAACATATTATGGAAGTTCTTCTTAATCTGATTGTATGTTTCAAGGAACATTTCTGCAGATTTAGATTTGATTTCTTCACTTACACGTACGAGGTTTTCAAGAGACTTCTGAGTATCCTCGTAGTTTGTGCGCTGGCGTTCGTAGCGTTCCTTTACTTCATTGAACTCTTCCGGAGCCATAAGGTTTACGCTTCCAAGTGCAGCAAAATCTTTTTTTGCTTCTGAAAGCTTTTCGCGGAGTTCTGTAGCAGGAGTTGTAATCTTGTACATACGCTCTTCAAATTCCATAAGATCGCGTGAATACTGATCCTGAAAGTTCTGCTTAACGTTTCTGATGTCGTTATCTGCTGAGTTCAAAGAAAGCGACAGTCTTTCAAACTGCTCCTGATATTTATTCTGTTCTTCGCGTTTCTTATCCAGAGTATCACTCTTTCCAGAAACGCTCTTGTTTGCTTTTGCGATTTCTTCGTCGAGCTTGTTCATTTCGTCGGCAAGCTGTTTACCGCGGTATTCAATTTCTGCAAGTTCATCCTGATACTGGTTGATCTGCTCGTTGAGTTCTTCAGCACGCTTTGTTTCTACATAAAGCTCGTCCTGAGTTTCGCGGAGTGTTGTCTGTTCTCCAGTAAGCTGACGGTTAAGTGTGTTTATCTGATTCTGGCTTGCAGTAATCTGTTCCTGCATCTGGATTTCATTAAGCTTGAGTTTCTGAAGTGTATCACGGTATTCATTGATTTTGGTTGTGAGTTCGCTGTTCTTTGAGTGAAGCTCTTTAATCTGATTATTTATATCATCAACCTTATCGCGGTTCTGATTGATTTTATCATCAATTCCGCGCTTTTTAGTCATGATACCTTCTGGAGAAAGGAATTCTGTAATAAAGGCTGGAGAAGCATCCTGATATTTTTTGAGGGAAGCTTCAACTTCTGCCATCTGACGGCCGGCTTCTTCAAATGCTTCAACAGCTTCACTTGCAGTCTTACCAGCTTCTTCTGCATTGAGTTTTCTTGCGGCATAATCAGAGAAAATGTTTTT
The Treponema bryantii DNA segment above includes these coding regions:
- a CDS encoding alpha-2-macroglobulin family protein, which codes for MKSKVFYLITFVSFLFIGCTRNSNYNSQSVTDSSHIEFISPFTIGRLTPVSISFMETPKCPIGDAVELFPKIKGVWEYTDNKATFIPDEPYKGNSKLTLKADLAKLFQDGSSIYERNFYVEEPSYEVTFDEVRLNETGSSYTVSGNVSTDIPVSEKEIKTILNAKMKFQNQEINWKKTDTPEKWNFAINIDNTSDKAQDLELKWSGKALGMSNTKEKLSSGKKIISLPAKTAFSIIDINNSKKNVILVSFSKALDSTQDIASFIRTLDLNGKKKTDFSTSIHGNTLSLFSDSNWSDIQTVAFEPGIKSSEGIYLAQASQISLSENWELPSVRFMNQNVILPTTQGSVLPIETRNLTGVLVQVYQIYERNINQFLQDNELDGTSRIFRVGEPVWEKKINFNWNDSMQNKYISRGLELSELVKKYPQGMYHIRVSFRRDQIKYRQAGMDDYADLPMPPDTIEEYSIPNEKSSWDYWENKLDTSTYWRNKNNPYHPAFYIPSYNSANTISRNVLVSDLGIMAKKDSSNTLYITVADIKTAKPLPNVDIIVNNYVGSTVSAGKTDSNGNLILRNIKNAFVITAKQNRQTSYLKISAGTNLSTSHFEIGGEKSGTGLKGIIYGERGIWRPGDSLFLTFVLQDLTKTLPKDIPVTFELLDPMGRVTDTQLLTESENYFYPITTKTASDAPTGLWTGRVSIGGNTWSKYLNIESIVPNRLAVSLETTQKVLTKNNNSFTLKGAWLHGASIPNYEADVSVAFSKAETNFDGYSEFVFTNYETDFDFNRKEIWSGKLNSDSEASFNTQLNAGNNLPGKLRANFVSRIYEPSGNFSTQSTSMEYSPYDRYVGIKLPKGDATRNMLLTDTDHTVDVVLLTPEGKPANDSNLTYTLYKIDWKWWWEKDAYTSATHVSSRYYSKIASGQLYTKNGKGSFKFNVKYPEWGRYLLEVRDGNYGHCAAKIVYIDWPGWAGRAQESGTGSAAMLPLAASKTSYTPGENAEITFTSNAQASAYISIEKGGHIIKTQRIDTVKGSNIYKLPITSDMAPNAYVHLSLIQPHMQTANSLPVRLYGIIPIMVDDPLTKLSPVIKSQDTFEPNKKASFTVSEQNGRPMTYTLAVVDEGLLGLTNYHAPAIRSEFYKKEASEIVNWDIYRYVINAYSGKLETLLAIGGSEDILNNAKNNENRFAPVVRYFGPFTVKANETKTTEFEMPYYVGAVRAVVVAGNNGAYGTAEKSVPVKSSLMAQPALPRTMGTNETIQVPVTIFNGEDFDKNITVTFSARGIMNFAKTEKVNIPANGNIVVNFTVETKAAGHVLFETVVKDDKNTSKSTIPMEIESRGIPVVYSKSFTVKAGSSTTVNTETPSERGGATLKVELSTLPQINLNNRLDYLIQYPHGCIEQITSGGFPQLYISDFAKLSPDKINEIKDNVKSVFDRYPTYQTAIGAMGYWPGNSNPHSWGTCYATHFMIEAKNHGYEVPESILEPALNWLTTTASDWQSNSYSSESSSIQAYRLFVIALAGKADIGAMNRLYMRTDLSKDAKLLLAGAYSLAGRKDTASDILNAFSPSTNIFRSLGDSFDSSIREQAMYLFVSTLTNDNFSTKTDNLAKSVAETLASDKWLNTQETAWSLFSLLPYYSAKKTSGGSYIVKNDIAERADTFTQASTSENLPVSYKFPGQMVTIQNTGSNTLYGTVICSGMSVAGTEFVQNKGISLQVDGINKLKNIKPGEEVSLRVQIANTSSTELKNLVLTVPIGTCLEFANERISNESYSSSTYTYQDIRDDVIYTYFDLNKNGTVTLYFKATAAYSGDFTIPAIYAEAMYDNNIRAVYPGFKVKMLK
- a CDS encoding AI-2E family transporter; the encoded protein is MDDQNNPGYTKMIFYLILFLSVVLAGFLLKTISSVIIPVVLSFILSLVLLPIIKKVNLKTGIPWVVSSLTIVILFFVALLGITSILVGSLSGIVAEYPKYESRFMSIFQLIAQNLDFEIDNSKSLIQNLWTSLKVREYAQKTAVALSSGVISFSKTLFLISIMSAFILIEMRLTKRKIYYAFKDNREKVSRISHQIVNQTVRYVSIKFFISLSTGVLSFLTTWLLGLDFPIVWGFLAFIMNFIPIFGSIISVGLTTLFSLIQFYPNWGKTLFILIFLTAINMILGNILEPRIEGKNLGISPVAILISLSVWGYIWGFTGMLLAVPLTVIIKIICENLDYMKGAAIFLGNDPRQSNSNKTAD
- the serS gene encoding serine--tRNA ligase — its product is MLDYKFIKDNLDAVKQNIVNRNMTADADKVVELFDKRTALVTKLQGLQQKRNENAQAMKQKLDPEKRNELIAAGKAIKDEITSVEAETKETEAALEEAARQIPNMVHPDAPVGKLDTENLEVKKVGTPRKFDFEPKDHVQLGESLDIIDFDRGTKVSGPKFYYLKNEAVFLEQALIMYALNTLRKHNFQMFITPDVAKEEVLKGIGFNPRGNESNVYSIEEEGTCLVATAEITLGGYHQDEILDKASLPRFYGGLSHCFRREAGAAGQFSKGLYRVHQFDKVEMFAYATPEQSEEIHEKLRQIEEEIFEGLGLPFHVVDTCTGDLGAPAYRKWDLEAWMPGRNGGEYGEVTSTSNCTDYQARRLNIKYKDDDGKNKYVHTLNGTAIAVGRAMLAILENYQNADGSVTIPPVLVPYCGFDKILPKK
- a CDS encoding SIMPL domain-containing protein; translated protein: MKKMIKSILIIGLGAALFSSCMLGRPAKEDAPVRSITVSGSGSVSVKPDMVSMKFIVRTTGWNCPQVAERNAINTANTIAAIKEAGIPESDISTFDYSITQDNSHNYAGEYTVRNTIAVVIRNIDLTGKVIDAAVKNNTGANGITSFEYLVSDKATALREARTLAIKNAQDAASLLAGASGCKVNGVLEIREDYTSAGRGNEMMFKAVSMDSDSGVPTPIVEGNITITSNVTVKYELAN